A window of the Dioscorea cayenensis subsp. rotundata cultivar TDr96_F1 chromosome 14, TDr96_F1_v2_PseudoChromosome.rev07_lg8_w22 25.fasta, whole genome shotgun sequence genome harbors these coding sequences:
- the LOC120275116 gene encoding thylakoid lumenal 17.4 kDa protein, chloroplastic, which produces MATVCLPAAGAGHCPPSLRRHRVPKPRKAQPGRFLCSVNKEVSSFGECESSFKGMKGVACGLLAAWAVTATSPVFAANQRLPPLSTEPNRCERAFVGNTIGQANGVYDKPLDLRFCDYTNEKTNLKGKSLSAALMSDAKFDGADMSEVIMSKAYAVGASFKGADFSNAVLDRVNFEKADLQGAIFRNAVLSGSTFGEAKLEDAVFEDTIIGYIDLQKLCTNTSISEEGRALLGCR; this is translated from the exons ATGGCGACCGTGTGCCTCCCGGCGGCCGGCGCCGGCCACTGCCCTCCATCACTCCGACGCCATCGTGTTCCTAAACCTAGAAAGGCACAACCTGGCCGATTCCTTTGCTCTG TGAATAAGGAGGTTTCAAGTTTTGGAGAATGTGAATCATCATTTAAAGGAATGAAAGGTGTTGCTTGTGGCTTGCTGGCTGCCTGGGCAGTCACTGCTACATCTCCTGTTTTTGCTGCTAATCAG AGGCTTCCTCCGCTATCAACCGAACCAAACCGATGTGAGCGTGCGTTTGTTGGAAACACAATTGGTCAAGCAAATGGTGTATATGACAAGCCACTTGATCTTAGATTTTGTGATTATACGAATGAGAAAACGAACTTGAAAGGGAAATCACTTTCCGCGGCCCTAATGTCAGATGCAAAATTTGACGGTGCTGATATGTCCGAAGTCATTATGTCCAAGGCATATGCTGTTGGGGCAAGCTTCAAAG GTGCAGATTTCTCAAATGCGGTTCTTGATCGGGTTAATTTTGAAAAAGCCGATCTCCAAGGAGCTATTTTTAGAAATGCAGTGTTATCTGGCTCAACCTTCGGTGAGGCTAAGCTAGAGGATGCTGTTTTTGAAGACACCATAATTGGCTATATTGATCTCCAAAAGCTCTGTACAAATACAAGCATCAGTGAAGAAGGGCGTGCCTTGTTGGGGTGCCGATGA